A single region of the Gilliamella apis genome encodes:
- a CDS encoding GFA family protein — translation MSTQYHGSCLCGKVKLSVPFANTDFSACHCQTCRKWSAGPLMTLAHSGDLTIEGQENVTHFNSSQWAERAFCKECGSHLYYHLKGTQNYYIAAWIFDDIKDLKFTAEVFIDKKPTCYAFANQTHKLTEADILAMAEGKA, via the coding sequence ATGTCAACTCAATATCATGGATCTTGTTTATGCGGTAAAGTTAAATTATCTGTGCCGTTTGCTAATACGGATTTTAGTGCATGCCATTGCCAAACTTGTCGTAAATGGAGTGCTGGACCTTTAATGACTTTAGCGCACAGTGGTGATTTAACGATAGAAGGACAAGAGAACGTTACCCATTTTAATTCATCACAATGGGCGGAAAGAGCATTTTGTAAAGAGTGTGGCTCTCATCTTTATTATCATTTAAAAGGTACGCAAAATTATTATATTGCTGCTTGGATCTTTGACGATATTAAGGATTTAAAATTCACGGCTGAAGTCTTTATTGATAAAAAACCAACTTGCTATGCGTTTGCTAATCAGACTCACAAATTAACTGAAGCAGATATTTTAGCAATGGCTGAAGGAAAGGCTTAA
- the metF gene encoding methylenetetrahydrofolate reductase [NAD(P)H]: MKTNLLFNQKTVFSFEVFPPKKTSPLETIYSTLRELGYFKPDFISVTYGAGGSLNGQTTIDIAHSVKHTYGIESVAHLPGINFDKAEMLKILHDLKCAGIDNVLALRGDISPNVPPKDDFRFASELVTFIKENGDFNVIGACYPEGHLEATTLKQDLIHLKEKVNAGTDQLISQLFFDNDYFYAFLDKAHDMDINVPIEAGIMPVTNKNQIERMVSMCGVNLPKKFKQMMEKYEHHPDAFRDAGIAYAIDQIVDLVSQNVDGIHLYTMNNSYIARRISEAVSTLLAVPKSA, encoded by the coding sequence ATGAAAACAAATTTATTATTTAACCAAAAAACAGTATTTTCCTTTGAGGTTTTTCCACCTAAAAAAACGTCACCATTAGAGACAATTTATAGCACATTACGCGAATTAGGTTATTTTAAACCTGACTTTATTAGTGTCACTTATGGTGCTGGTGGTAGCTTAAATGGCCAAACTACAATTGATATTGCACATTCGGTTAAACATACTTATGGTATTGAAAGTGTCGCCCATTTACCAGGGATCAACTTCGACAAAGCCGAAATGCTAAAAATTCTTCACGACCTCAAATGTGCCGGAATTGATAATGTATTAGCATTACGTGGTGATATCAGTCCCAATGTACCACCAAAAGATGATTTTCGTTTTGCTAGCGAATTAGTTACCTTTATTAAAGAAAATGGTGATTTTAATGTTATTGGCGCATGCTATCCAGAAGGGCATCTTGAAGCAACGACGCTTAAACAAGATTTAATTCATCTAAAAGAAAAAGTAAATGCCGGTACCGATCAGCTAATTTCACAACTATTTTTTGATAATGATTATTTTTATGCTTTTTTAGATAAAGCACATGACATGGATATTAATGTACCAATTGAAGCAGGTATTATGCCCGTTACCAATAAAAATCAGATTGAACGCATGGTTTCAATGTGTGGCGTAAATTTACCTAAAAAGTTCAAACAGATGATGGAAAAATATGAACATCACCCTGATGCATTTCGTGATGCTGGTATTGCTTATGCTATCGATCAGATTGTTGATTTAGTCTCACAAAATGTTGATGGCATCCATTTATACACAATGAACAATAGTTACATTGCTAGACGTATTAGCGAAGCAGTATCAACATTACTTGCTGTGCCAAAATCTGCATAA
- the metE gene encoding 5-methyltetrahydropteroyltriglutamate--homocysteine S-methyltransferase → MNTAVIGYPRVGKLRELKFATEAYFKGNKTQAELLSEAKALRAEHLNQQAAQKIAFISSNDFSFYDAVLDTACLLNVVPKRYQDLGLPELDRYFAMARGYQGDKGDVRALAMKKWFNTNYHYLVPEIEDSLEIKIASSKPFDEYQEAKELGIQTKPVVIGALTFFKLAQYLGSKQLVDFKADIIKAYQEIIQKFTDLGADWIQIDEPILVTDLTQQDIELFNEIYQAILSVKGKTKVVLQTYFGDVRDCYKELVALPFDGVGLDFVEGKQTLALLENNGFPAEKVLFAGVVNGKNIWKNDYKKTLTLLAKIKQKAANVVVNTSCSLLHVPYTLQNETKLTIQQRAYFAFAQEKLQELAELGQLLNEANPDNNATYKANQTLFTREREGANQVVRQKVAALKESDFTRLPEFSVREAEQKKAFNLPLLPTTTIGSFPQTPDVRLNRAKFKKGEICLNEYTEFNKQKIAECIKLQEEIGIDVLVHGEFERNDMVEYFGESLNGFVFTEKAWVQSYGTRCVKPPIVWGDISRSKPITVEYSKYAQSLTDKPVKGMLTGPVTILNWSFPREDISQKESVFQIGLAISDEVLDLEAAGIKVIQIDEAALKEKLPLRKADWNSEYLDWAIPAFRLVHSKVQADTQIHTHMCYSEFADIIKDIDAMDADVISFEASRSNLQLIDVLKANNFKTEVGPGVYDIHSPRVPPVAEIKATIEKLLAKIDNQKLWINPDCGLKTRGEKEVVESLEHLVQATLEVRKTLN, encoded by the coding sequence ATGAATACTGCTGTTATTGGATATCCACGTGTTGGTAAGCTTCGTGAATTAAAATTTGCTACCGAAGCTTATTTTAAAGGAAACAAAACTCAAGCTGAACTATTAAGTGAAGCAAAAGCGCTACGTGCAGAACATTTAAATCAACAAGCTGCTCAAAAAATAGCATTTATATCATCAAATGACTTCTCATTTTATGATGCAGTTCTCGACACAGCATGTTTACTAAATGTTGTACCAAAACGTTATCAAGATTTAGGTTTACCTGAACTCGATCGTTATTTTGCTATGGCTCGTGGTTATCAAGGCGATAAAGGTGATGTTCGCGCATTAGCTATGAAAAAATGGTTCAATACCAATTATCACTATCTTGTGCCTGAAATCGAAGATTCACTAGAAATAAAAATTGCCAGTAGCAAACCATTTGATGAATACCAAGAAGCAAAAGAACTCGGCATTCAAACTAAACCTGTTGTCATTGGTGCTTTAACCTTTTTCAAATTAGCTCAATACTTAGGTAGTAAGCAATTAGTTGATTTTAAAGCTGATATTATTAAAGCTTATCAAGAAATCATTCAAAAATTCACTGATCTTGGCGCTGATTGGATTCAAATTGACGAACCAATTTTAGTGACTGATCTTACTCAACAAGATATCGAGTTATTTAACGAAATTTATCAAGCTATTTTATCTGTTAAAGGTAAAACGAAAGTCGTATTACAAACTTATTTTGGTGATGTACGTGACTGTTATAAAGAACTTGTTGCATTACCTTTTGATGGTGTTGGTCTTGATTTTGTTGAAGGTAAACAAACTTTAGCCTTACTTGAAAATAATGGCTTCCCTGCTGAAAAAGTATTATTTGCAGGTGTCGTTAATGGTAAAAATATTTGGAAAAATGATTACAAAAAAACTTTAACTTTATTAGCTAAAATTAAACAAAAAGCTGCAAACGTTGTGGTGAATACTTCATGCTCATTATTGCATGTACCTTATACATTACAAAATGAGACTAAATTAACTATTCAACAACGTGCTTATTTTGCTTTCGCTCAGGAAAAACTACAAGAGCTTGCTGAATTAGGCCAATTACTTAATGAAGCAAATCCAGATAATAATGCCACTTATAAAGCGAACCAAACACTCTTTACCCGTGAGCGTGAAGGAGCTAACCAAGTAGTTCGTCAAAAAGTAGCAGCATTAAAAGAGTCTGATTTTACTCGTTTACCTGAGTTTTCAGTGCGTGAAGCTGAGCAGAAAAAAGCCTTTAATCTGCCATTATTACCGACTACAACAATTGGTTCATTCCCACAAACCCCAGATGTTCGTTTAAATCGAGCTAAATTTAAAAAGGGTGAAATTTGTTTAAATGAATATACCGAATTTAATAAACAAAAAATTGCTGAATGTATCAAACTGCAAGAAGAGATCGGTATTGATGTATTAGTTCACGGTGAATTTGAACGTAATGACATGGTGGAATACTTCGGTGAAAGCTTAAACGGATTCGTATTTACTGAAAAAGCGTGGGTACAATCTTATGGTACACGTTGCGTTAAGCCACCAATTGTTTGGGGTGATATTTCACGTTCAAAACCAATTACTGTTGAATATTCAAAATATGCACAAAGTTTAACTGATAAACCAGTTAAAGGCATGTTAACCGGCCCTGTGACTATCTTAAACTGGTCATTCCCTCGTGAAGATATCTCACAAAAAGAATCGGTATTCCAAATTGGTTTAGCGATCAGTGATGAAGTATTAGATCTTGAAGCGGCTGGTATCAAAGTCATTCAAATTGATGAAGCAGCATTAAAAGAAAAATTACCATTACGTAAAGCTGATTGGAATAGTGAATATCTAGATTGGGCAATTCCAGCGTTTAGATTGGTTCACAGCAAAGTACAAGCTGATACACAAATTCATACTCATATGTGTTATAGCGAATTTGCTGACATCATTAAAGATATCGATGCGATGGATGCTGATGTTATTTCATTTGAAGCATCACGCTCAAATCTACAATTAATTGATGTGCTTAAAGCTAATAACTTTAAAACAGAAGTGGGACCTGGTGTGTATGACATCCACTCACCACGCGTACCACCAGTAGCTGAAATCAAAGCAACTATTGAAAAATTATTAGCCAAAATTGATAACCAAAAATTGTGGATTAATCCAGACTGTGGTTTAAAAACTCGCGGTGAAAAAGAAGTAGTTGAAAGCTTAGAACACCTAGTTCAAGCAACCTTAGAAGTGAGAAAGACACTTAATTAA
- a CDS encoding YagU family protein translates to MFGNKTNRQIIIWTTIIGGFISSLVKWGSEVNMPPRVPGEISPPAAHIDAWLGWLGINSHSLDYIYQGTNVLGAVTLYHWLFSFAFAFVYVFIAYFWNKIRLWYGAFYGLIITVVMHGFLIPLLGFRHPAYAPEGTIGWLWNLNGYELWSEILGHIYWGVSIEICMIAVLAHFSRPIRGEWQK, encoded by the coding sequence ATGTTTGGAAATAAAACAAATCGTCAAATTATCATCTGGACAACAATTATTGGTGGTTTTATAAGTTCATTAGTAAAGTGGGGATCTGAAGTTAATATGCCCCCTCGAGTTCCTGGTGAAATTTCGCCACCAGCGGCACATATTGATGCTTGGCTTGGTTGGTTAGGCATCAATTCTCACTCGCTTGATTATATTTATCAAGGAACCAATGTTTTGGGTGCAGTCACTCTTTATCACTGGTTATTCAGTTTCGCTTTTGCTTTTGTTTATGTATTTATTGCTTATTTTTGGAATAAAATCCGACTTTGGTATGGGGCGTTTTATGGTCTAATTATTACCGTTGTCATGCACGGATTTTTAATTCCTTTATTAGGTTTCCGCCATCCTGCTTACGCACCAGAAGGAACAATTGGTTGGTTGTGGAATTTAAATGGCTATGAATTATGGAGTGAAATTCTAGGCCATATTTATTGGGGTGTTTCTATCGAGATCTGTATGATTGCAGTTCTAGCGCACTTTTCCAGACCAATCCGAGGCGAATGGCAAAAATAA
- a CDS encoding Nramp family divalent metal transporter, with protein sequence MLKISTVSLEEINNTVHIPNPNAGFFRKLWAFSGPGALVAVGYMDPGNWITSIQGGALYSYLLLSVILISSLIAMLLQAMCVKIGIVTGMDLAQATKSMVGRKVAFCLWISTELAIIATEIAEVIGSAVALNLLFDIPLLIGVLLTVFDVVILLILMRFGFRKIEAIVFCLIATIFIIFTYEVLRASPEFSDIINGFIPRTDIFTASIKGHDSALVIALGIVGATVMPHNLYLHSSIVQTRKYDRKNRTSLKDAIKYATIDSNIQLSFSFIINCLLLILGAALFYGNNPDDLGRFTQLYDALKDPHMVGPVASSVMATLFAVALLASGQNATITGTLTGQIVMEGFINLSIPLWARRIISRGLAVTPVILCIYIWGDRENIVENLLIYTQVFLSIALPISMVPLIWVTSNKKIMQEFVNRKLTTILGWIATISLVILNLQLIYEVISSLY encoded by the coding sequence ATGTTAAAAATATCTACAGTAAGTCTTGAAGAGATTAATAATACGGTTCATATTCCCAACCCTAATGCTGGTTTTTTTCGCAAACTGTGGGCTTTTTCTGGACCAGGGGCTTTAGTTGCTGTTGGTTATATGGATCCTGGGAATTGGATAACCTCAATTCAAGGTGGGGCTCTTTATAGTTATTTACTACTATCAGTAATATTAATTTCTAGCCTGATAGCCATGTTGTTACAAGCGATGTGTGTAAAAATAGGCATCGTTACAGGCATGGATCTTGCTCAAGCAACTAAATCGATGGTTGGTAGAAAAGTGGCTTTTTGTTTATGGATATCCACTGAATTAGCTATTATTGCCACAGAAATTGCCGAAGTAATTGGTAGTGCTGTTGCCTTAAACCTATTATTTGATATTCCATTATTAATTGGGGTTTTATTAACGGTATTTGATGTGGTTATTTTGTTAATTCTAATGCGGTTTGGTTTTAGAAAAATAGAAGCTATCGTTTTTTGTTTAATTGCGACAATATTTATTATCTTCACTTATGAAGTGTTAAGGGCATCTCCAGAATTCAGTGACATTATAAATGGTTTTATTCCTCGAACAGATATTTTTACTGCCTCAATCAAAGGCCATGATTCAGCATTGGTTATTGCGCTGGGCATTGTTGGTGCAACTGTTATGCCACATAATTTATATCTACACTCTTCTATCGTTCAAACCAGAAAATATGACAGAAAGAATCGAACTAGTCTAAAAGATGCAATTAAATATGCCACCATTGATTCCAATATACAATTATCCTTTTCGTTCATCATCAATTGTCTATTATTGATTCTTGGTGCTGCCCTTTTTTATGGCAATAATCCCGATGATCTTGGTCGATTTACACAGCTATATGATGCTTTGAAAGACCCACATATGGTGGGGCCAGTAGCGAGTTCAGTTATGGCTACTTTATTTGCTGTGGCATTACTGGCATCCGGTCAAAATGCAACAATTACGGGTACATTGACAGGGCAAATAGTTATGGAGGGATTTATCAATTTATCGATTCCTCTTTGGGCAAGACGAATAATTAGTCGTGGATTGGCGGTGACTCCGGTTATTTTATGTATTTATATTTGGGGAGATAGAGAAAATATTGTCGAAAATTTATTAATTTATACTCAAGTATTTTTGAGCATCGCTTTACCGATATCCATGGTGCCTTTAATTTGGGTCACTTCAAATAAAAAAATTATGCAGGAGTTTGTTAACCGTAAGTTAACTACTATTTTAGGCTGGATAGCAACTATTTCGTTAGTGATATTAAATTTACAACTAATTTATGAAGTGATTAGTTCATTATATTAA
- the recN gene encoding DNA repair protein RecN gives MITQLTINNFAIVDQLLVDFTTGMTAITGETGAGKSIAIDALGLCLGNRSDASAIRNGAERVDISASFILDDTPAAYAWLTENQLDEGNDCILRRVINQDGRSKAFINGRAVPISQLKDLGQMLIQIHGQHEHQRLLKSDYQQILLNHYMHEPNLLSQMQQAYKQWKTASQAYQQYQSSKQERDAHVQLLQYQLKELNEFSPIEGEYQQIDEEYKKLANSEQLINLSQQSIMLLDEADEYNVSNMLNSVKHIINDLAALDPSLNNVSAMLEEATIQIKEACYELRHYSESLELDPARVMQLEQRLSKQIALARKHHVSPEALPELHQSLLNEFKQINQQDEQGEQLKEQIKKYQQIAVELATKLHQKRLTASKTLAKKVSATMHELSMPNGDFSIDITFDENRLNEDGADQVSFLVSTNAGQIAQPLGKVASGGELSRIALAIQVLTAQKMDTPALIFDEIDVGISGPTAAKVGQLLRQLGESTQVITVTHLPQVAGQANQHYFVSKQTNGKQTATDMQRLDKNGRLNELARLLGGDKITDATLANAKELLII, from the coding sequence ATGATAACTCAACTTACTATTAATAATTTTGCTATTGTCGATCAGTTGTTAGTTGATTTTACAACAGGGATGACCGCAATTACAGGGGAAACTGGGGCCGGTAAATCGATTGCGATTGATGCTTTAGGACTATGTTTAGGTAATCGTTCAGATGCCTCTGCCATTCGTAATGGTGCAGAACGAGTAGATATTTCAGCTAGTTTTATCCTTGATGACACACCAGCGGCATATGCATGGTTAACTGAAAATCAACTTGATGAAGGTAATGACTGTATTTTACGACGAGTCATCAATCAAGATGGGCGTTCTAAAGCATTTATTAATGGGCGAGCTGTACCAATTTCACAATTAAAAGATTTAGGACAAATGCTAATTCAAATTCATGGCCAACATGAACATCAGCGTTTGTTAAAAAGTGATTATCAACAAATATTACTTAATCACTATATGCATGAACCGAACTTATTATCGCAAATGCAACAGGCCTATAAGCAATGGAAAACGGCTAGCCAAGCTTATCAACAATATCAATCCTCAAAACAAGAACGTGATGCACATGTTCAATTATTGCAATATCAGTTAAAAGAATTAAATGAATTTTCGCCGATTGAAGGGGAATATCAACAAATTGATGAGGAATATAAGAAGTTAGCCAATAGTGAACAGCTAATTAACCTTAGTCAACAATCGATAATGTTACTCGACGAAGCTGATGAGTACAATGTAAGTAATATGCTTAATAGTGTTAAACATATTATTAATGATTTAGCTGCATTAGATCCATCCTTAAATAATGTTTCGGCAATGCTAGAAGAAGCCACTATCCAAATTAAAGAAGCTTGCTATGAATTACGTCATTATAGTGAAAGTTTAGAGTTGGATCCGGCAAGAGTGATGCAACTTGAACAACGCTTATCAAAACAGATTGCTTTGGCACGTAAGCACCATGTGTCACCGGAAGCGTTACCTGAATTACATCAGAGTTTACTTAATGAATTTAAACAGATTAATCAGCAAGATGAACAAGGTGAGCAATTAAAAGAGCAGATCAAAAAATATCAACAAATTGCTGTAGAATTAGCAACTAAATTACACCAAAAACGCTTAACAGCTAGCAAAACACTAGCTAAAAAAGTATCGGCTACTATGCATGAACTATCTATGCCAAATGGTGATTTCAGTATTGATATAACATTCGATGAAAACCGCTTGAATGAAGATGGTGCAGATCAGGTGTCCTTTTTAGTTAGTACCAATGCAGGACAAATTGCACAACCTTTAGGAAAAGTCGCATCTGGCGGTGAATTATCTCGTATTGCTTTGGCTATACAAGTTTTAACAGCACAAAAAATGGATACACCGGCACTGATTTTTGATGAAATTGATGTTGGTATTAGCGGACCTACTGCCGCTAAGGTGGGACAGTTATTAAGACAACTAGGTGAATCAACTCAAGTTATTACTGTGACACATTTGCCACAAGTAGCGGGTCAAGCTAATCAACATTACTTTGTAAGTAAACAAACAAATGGCAAACAGACAGCGACTGATATGCAAAGATTAGATAAAAATGGTCGCTTAAATGAGTTAGCTAGGTTATTGGGCGGCGATAAAATTACAGATGCGACATTAGCCAATGCGAAAGAGTTACTTATTATCTAA
- the coaBC gene encoding bifunctional phosphopantothenoylcysteine decarboxylase/phosphopantothenate--cysteine ligase CoaBC, with product MMSLSGKNILLGITGGIAAYKCPDLVRHLKKAGAQVRVVLTESASHFVAPMTLQAVSGNAVSKELFDPTAELSMSHIELAKWADLVLIAPATANIIAKMANGIADDLLSTICLATPAKIVIAPAMNQQMYKAAATQQNLATLESRNTLVLGPDEGFQACGDIGPGRMVEPTTIVENINNYFLANSELAGTTITVTAGPTIEELDPVRYISNYSSGKMGFAIAKAAAEMGATVNLISGPVNLTTPNNVNRINVKSAKQMYDEALVLAEKSAIFISCAAVADYRAETIAKNKIKKTDDSNELVIKLVKNPDIVASIAGLKEHRPFVVGFAAETNDVKTYALKKLTTKNLDLICANDVSDHNIGFNSDQNALTLYWQNGEQTLPLSSKQQLAKQLLQAVITRYKASHDEKKN from the coding sequence ATTATGAGCTTATCTGGTAAAAATATTTTATTAGGCATAACGGGTGGCATTGCTGCTTATAAATGTCCAGATCTTGTCCGCCATTTAAAAAAGGCTGGTGCACAAGTACGAGTTGTGTTGACTGAGTCCGCTAGCCATTTTGTCGCACCAATGACTTTACAAGCGGTGTCTGGTAATGCAGTTTCAAAAGAGTTATTCGATCCTACTGCTGAACTCTCAATGAGCCATATTGAATTAGCTAAATGGGCTGATTTAGTATTAATTGCTCCGGCTACAGCGAATATCATTGCTAAAATGGCAAATGGTATTGCCGATGACCTGCTATCGACGATTTGCCTTGCAACGCCAGCCAAAATTGTCATCGCACCAGCGATGAATCAACAGATGTATAAAGCTGCCGCAACGCAGCAAAATTTAGCGACATTAGAATCACGCAATACATTAGTTTTAGGTCCAGATGAGGGTTTTCAAGCGTGTGGTGACATTGGTCCTGGCCGCATGGTTGAACCGACAACTATCGTTGAAAATATTAATAACTATTTTTTAGCTAATTCTGAACTCGCGGGAACCACCATTACCGTCACAGCTGGTCCTACCATTGAAGAGCTTGATCCAGTCCGTTATATCAGTAATTATAGTTCTGGTAAAATGGGTTTTGCCATTGCAAAAGCGGCGGCCGAAATGGGGGCAACAGTAAACTTAATTAGTGGTCCAGTTAATTTAACAACACCTAACAATGTTAATCGCATTAATGTAAAAAGTGCTAAACAGATGTATGATGAAGCATTGGTTTTGGCAGAAAAATCTGCAATTTTTATCTCTTGTGCGGCTGTTGCCGATTATCGAGCAGAGACTATTGCTAAAAATAAAATTAAAAAAACTGATGATAGCAATGAACTTGTGATTAAATTAGTTAAAAATCCGGATATTGTTGCCAGTATAGCTGGATTAAAAGAACACCGTCCATTTGTCGTTGGTTTTGCCGCTGAAACGAATGATGTAAAGACCTATGCCCTTAAAAAATTAACTACAAAAAATTTAGATCTGATTTGTGCTAATGATGTATCGGACCATAATATAGGTTTTAACTCTGATCAAAATGCATTAACACTTTATTGGCAAAATGGCGAACAAACGTTACCATTAAGCAGTAAACAACAATTAGCAAAACAGTTACTTCAAGCAGTTATAACACGATATAAAGCGAGTCATGATGAAAAGAAAAATTGA
- the dut gene encoding dUTP diphosphatase translates to MKRKIDIKVLDRRLGNEFPLPTYATEGSAGIDLRAMFDKTTEIKPGETILTPTGLSMHIADPSLAALVLPRSGLGSKNGIVLGNLVGLIDSDYQGQLFVPVWNRSQTPFVIEAGDRIAQLIIVPVVQAEFNIVDEFVESTRGEGGFGHSGKK, encoded by the coding sequence ATGAAAAGAAAAATTGATATTAAAGTATTAGATAGACGTTTAGGTAATGAGTTTCCACTGCCAACTTATGCAACCGAAGGTTCAGCAGGTATCGATTTAAGAGCAATGTTTGATAAAACTACTGAAATCAAACCAGGCGAAACGATTTTAACTCCAACTGGTTTATCTATGCATATTGCTGATCCTAGCTTAGCTGCATTAGTGTTACCTCGTTCAGGACTTGGTTCAAAAAATGGTATTGTTCTTGGTAATTTAGTTGGTTTAATTGATTCTGATTATCAAGGCCAACTATTTGTACCCGTTTGGAACCGTAGCCAAACTCCATTTGTTATTGAAGCTGGTGATCGTATTGCGCAATTAATTATTGTGCCTGTGGTACAAGCAGAATTTAATATTGTTGATGAATTTGTTGAATCAACACGCGGTGAAGGTGGATTTGGGCATTCAGGTAAGAAATAA
- the slmA gene encoding nucleoid occlusion factor SlmA, translating to MLESNEGTQRITTAKLAATVGVSEAALYRHFPSKTKMFESLIVYIEDILLSRINVIMQDEPNTFARLQLILALILGFSEKNPGLTRIMTGHALMFEQEQLQDRISQLFERIETQIKQVIRERKIREGIAFITDERILASQLLAFCEGMMARYSRSGFKYLPTTNFETRWALLAKQLV from the coding sequence ATGCTTGAATCTAATGAAGGTACGCAACGAATAACAACAGCTAAGTTAGCCGCAACGGTTGGTGTTTCTGAAGCAGCATTGTATCGACATTTTCCTAGTAAGACGAAAATGTTTGAGAGCTTAATTGTTTATATTGAAGATATTTTGCTTTCTCGTATTAATGTGATTATGCAAGATGAACCAAATACCTTTGCTCGACTGCAACTTATTTTAGCCTTAATACTTGGCTTTTCTGAAAAAAATCCCGGCCTGACTCGTATCATGACTGGGCATGCCTTAATGTTTGAACAAGAACAATTACAAGATCGAATTAGTCAATTATTTGAACGAATCGAAACTCAGATAAAGCAAGTCATACGAGAAAGAAAAATTCGCGAAGGTATTGCTTTTATTACTGATGAACGTATTTTAGCTAGTCAATTGCTTGCATTTTGCGAAGGAATGATGGCACGTTATTCTCGTTCAGGTTTTAAGTATCTACCTACAACAAACTTTGAAACCCGTTGGGCTTTATTAGCAAAACAGTTAGTTTAA
- a CDS encoding mechanosensitive ion channel domain-containing protein: protein MNFENITNQILFFIEKYDGVVLSYVAHFCFAIIIFIIGRTIAKFVARQLRRILTNRHVDPTVVKFVSSLSYYAIIVMTLVAVLGQLGVQTASIVAVIGAAGLAVGLALQGSLSNFAAGVILIIFRPFKVGETVVINNQRGVIDSIQIFSTTIVTPTNEVVVIPNGQVVSANIINYTRLPERRLDLVVNVGYDSDIQKVYQVLNQAVNKTNNILTSKDSIIRLDLLDASSMNFNVLVWTLNANYGSVKAELLENIKNGLTENGINIPYPTMDVNVNSQS, encoded by the coding sequence ATGAATTTTGAAAATATAACCAATCAGATTCTATTTTTTATAGAAAAATATGATGGGGTAGTATTAAGTTATGTAGCACATTTTTGTTTTGCTATTATTATTTTTATTATTGGCCGAACAATTGCTAAATTTGTTGCTCGTCAGCTAAGAAGAATATTAACCAATCGTCACGTTGATCCAACTGTAGTTAAATTTGTCAGTTCTTTATCCTATTACGCCATTATTGTAATGACTTTAGTTGCTGTACTGGGACAATTAGGTGTCCAAACAGCATCAATTGTTGCCGTGATAGGTGCTGCCGGATTAGCTGTCGGTTTAGCTTTACAAGGATCTTTATCAAATTTTGCTGCTGGCGTGATTTTAATTATTTTTCGTCCTTTCAAAGTCGGTGAGACCGTGGTTATTAATAACCAAAGAGGGGTGATTGATTCTATTCAAATTTTTTCAACGACTATTGTTACACCAACTAATGAAGTTGTTGTCATTCCAAATGGGCAAGTGGTTAGTGCTAATATTATTAACTATACTCGTTTGCCAGAAAGACGTTTAGATTTAGTCGTTAATGTTGGTTATGATTCAGATATTCAAAAGGTTTATCAAGTTTTAAATCAAGCAGTGAATAAAACGAATAATATCTTAACAAGTAAAGATTCAATTATCCGTTTGGATTTATTGGATGCTTCATCGATGAATTTTAATGTTTTAGTTTGGACTCTCAATGCCAATTATGGGTCAGTAAAGGCTGAACTGCTTGAAAATATTAAAAATGGCTTAACTGAAAATGGTATCAACATTCCATATCCAACGATGGATGTAAATGTAAACTCTCAATCATAA